In Miscanthus floridulus cultivar M001 chromosome 19, ASM1932011v1, whole genome shotgun sequence, the DNA window GCTCGTGGCGGCGCTGCCGGCTACCTGCGCCGCGGCCAGGAGCAAGAAGAAGTCGTACACGGCCATCTTCAGCTTCGGGGACTCGCTCTCCGACGCCGGCAACCTCATCGTCGACGGCACTCCCAAGGCGCTCACCACTGCGCGCCCGCCCTACGGGATGACCTTCTTCGGCAAGCCCACCGGCCGCTGCTCCAATGGACGCCTCGTCGTCGACTTCCTCGGTACTGTACCGTACAGTTCTAGTTTTTTTGCAACACCAGcatctattttttttattttacttcTGTGAATACTTTTTTGCTAACTACTCTACTTATATTTGTGGACTCTGGAATATCTAATTCAAATGTCTGTGTTGCCAAAAGTGTTGATTTGAGTGTCAAGAGAGACCTTGCTCTGACTTCGGTGGTCAAGATGAAATTGACCTGTTCAGTATTCAATCTCCCTTGCTCCATACTCCGTTCCCCTATTCTTTGTTTTTAATAAAGTTTGGTGGAGCAAAGCTAAAATCTAGTCAAATAAATAACTTCTCTCTTTTTGCAAAAAAGGAATAAAAGATGAGGCGATTACTAAAATTTGTTGATAAAAGTGCTATTTCTTTGCTCTCAGTTCTTCATGTCTCTGTGATGCTAACCTTTTAATCAGGTGAGGGCGAGGTCAAAAGGGGTGATTTTTTCGACCTTTCTTTATAAAAGATGAAAACGAGCGGTAGAAAACTGCTGGTAAAAGGGCCTCTGCTTTGCCGCGCTGTGAATTATTGCTGTCTCGGCTCTGCTAGAGTTAGCAGAGGATTGATGTCAATCAAagtccctttttctttttcttttaggaAAGATAGATCGGACCGGAAATATGTTCCATACTACAACCTTTCAATTGGCAATGTGTTCCTCACTGATAGCAGCATTGCTGCCTTGTGAATCATGACCTTCTGTACATTTGTGCAGTAGCTTTGGATGATGTCATGTGAATTCTCGTCTCCCTTTTCTGATGGGAATCTTTGGCCAATTCTGCAGCCGAGCATTTCGGGCTGCCACTGCCACCGCCGTCACAGGCCAAGGGCAAGGACTTCAAGAAGGGCGCCAACTTCGCCATCACCGGCGCGACGGCGCTGGAGTACTCCTTCTTCAAGGCGCACGGCATCGACCAGCGCATCTGGAACACCGGCTCCATCAACACCCAGATCGGCTGGCTCCAGGACATGAAGCCGTCTCTCTGCAAATCGGAGCAAGGTCCCACGCCAGTTCACCTGCATTGAATATTCTTGAAATTTTAGTGGATTACGCTTCATTGGTGATTGGTTATGTGTTAATTGCAGACTGCAAGGATTACTTCAGCAAGTCCCTGTTTGTGGTCGGGGAGTTTGGGGGCAATGACTACAATGCGCCTCTGTTTTCTGGTGTCCGGTTTTCTGAAATCAAGACTTATGTGCCCCTTGTTACAAAGGCCATCGCCAACGGCGTTGAGGTAGCATTCCTGAATTATGAGTCTAAAGTTCTCTAACCAGCCTAGAGTAGATGATGATCCTTACATTGCATCATACACCATTCTGCATATACATTGCTGAAGTAGTAAAAAGTGGCTTGGTTGGCGATTCAGTTCACCAGGGAGATACAAAGTGTATGGTACAGCTGATTTCAGGCCACACTCATCTTCGTACCTGGAGATTATGGAACAAAAAAGAAGAAACATGACATTGCAAGCCTGATACATAGTGTGCTATGAGTTTTAGATGTGGAAATTGTTCATTAAATACCTTTGAATTATGTGGGTTTAATTTTTGaaggaaggggggggggggggggggggggtacagTGAGAGGAATGAGTAGTTTAcctactagggccttgtttagatcacctccaaattccaagttttttcactctctctccatcacatcaatttttggacgcatgcatagagcattaaatgtaggtaaaaaaaataactaattgcacagtttggttgtaaatcacgagacgaatcttttgagcctagttagtctatgatcggacaaagtttgtcaaatacaaacgaaacgtgctacagtgtccagattgcaaaaatttgcaatctaaacgaggcctaggcAAAAGCATTCACATATAGATTGCACATTTTCTTGACTCGGATCTGTAGATCTAAATGGGATATTATTTAACTGATCAACTGGGGTTGTCAATCTTTGTAACCACTATAATAGGGGTGAACATGTGACAGATATGATGCCTTCGTAAACAGAAGAATCTTTTGACTAGGCCCTTAATGTGAAGTCACTATAGCTCAACTGTTTTAGAATGTAAAAAAAATGTTGTTTTCACATAAATCAATTACACCTGAAATTTGTGATGGCATGGTTCTGTACTTTGCATGCTGAATTGAGCTTCTGCACAGTCCATCAGATTGTTGTTTAGTGCAGCCCCATGTGATGCAAGGATGGGGACTTCAGGTAGAACATGATTGCACAATGAAGAGAGAATGGGCATGTAAAAGGTACGGTGGGTAAAGATAACAAGGAATCATTTGCTATGCGCATGCCCATCATGAAATGGCCGTCACATGACACAGTTGTAAACAATGGTTTGTTTTCACAAATTTCAAGACGACATGATAGATTTATTCGATGAcactggtgatggtggtggtgcatCTCTAACTAGCATAACGGTTTCATACATCTGTTACGTTGAATTGCCCATACTTACGAGTGCAGCTAGTTCCACAACATatgtttttaattgtatttcCCTAATTTTCAGTCACATTCTGCAAACTTTAAGAAAATGTTTCTGTTTCAGAAATTGATCGAGCTTGGGGCAACAGACTTGTTGGTGCCCGGCGTTCTCCCAATTGGTTGCTTCCCGGTGTACCTGACGTTGTACAACACCAGCAGCAAAGCAGACTACAACGCCCGCACTGGGTGCCTTCGGAGGTACAACCGCCTCGCCTTCCACCACAACAGGGAGCTGAAGCAGCAGCTTgatgagcttcagaagaagtACCCCAAGACAAAAATCATGTATGGGGATTACTTCAAGGCTGCAATGCAGTTTGTCGTCAGCCCTGGAAAATTTGGTGAGTTCTCCCTATCGCTGTCGCCTGTTATGCTTCTCCAGTATATCTTGTTGGGTTCAAAGAGTTTCAGACTGCATTCTTATCATGAAACCTTCAGAGAAAACATGTGATTTGCAGATTGAAAACCATCGTTTGCCTGCAATTTGATTTTATGGTTCTGATTTTTTTTTCGTTCCATGAAATGAACATTCTGAGCTACCGCAGGTTTCAGCACGGC includes these proteins:
- the LOC136527549 gene encoding GDSL esterase/lipase At5g45910-like, which translates into the protein MAVAHAPQRRRGVLLLLLVAALVAALPATCAAARSKKKSYTAIFSFGDSLSDAGNLIVDGTPKALTTARPPYGMTFFGKPTGRCSNGRLVVDFLAEHFGLPLPPPSQAKGKDFKKGANFAITGATALEYSFFKAHGIDQRIWNTGSINTQIGWLQDMKPSLCKSEQDCKDYFSKSLFVVGEFGGNDYNAPLFSGVRFSEIKTYVPLVTKAIANGVEKLIELGATDLLVPGVLPIGCFPVYLTLYNTSSKADYNARTGCLRRYNRLAFHHNRELKQQLDELQKKYPKTKIMYGDYFKAAMQFVVSPGKFGFSTALQACCGAGGQGNYNFNLKKKCGEQGASVCSNPSSYVSWDGIHMTEAAYRKVADGWLNGPYAEPPILKS